From the genome of Geobacter sp. SVR, one region includes:
- the cysD gene encoding sulfate adenylyltransferase subunit CysD, with protein sequence MKPNGALHQLEQESIRIIREAVAEAERPVMLYSIGKDSSVMLHLALKAFYPMKPPFPLLHVDTTWKFREMIAFRDTTAASHGMELIAYTNHEGLRQGVTPFTHGSRVYTEIMKTEALRMALDSGSYDMILGGARRDEEKSRAKERVFSFRDAGHRWNPRAQRPELWSVPNLARNRGESFRVFPLSDWTELDVWRYIARERIPVVGLYFAARRPVVEREGQWIMVDDGRMPLAADETPQMKMVRFRTLGCYPLSAAMESRAATVRRIVHELERARSSERAGRLIDFDQTGSMEKKKLEGYF encoded by the coding sequence ATGAAGCCGAACGGTGCCCTGCATCAACTGGAACAGGAGTCGATCCGGATCATCCGCGAGGCTGTTGCGGAAGCCGAGCGGCCGGTCATGCTCTACTCCATCGGCAAGGACTCATCGGTCATGCTCCACCTGGCGCTCAAGGCCTTTTACCCAATGAAGCCCCCCTTTCCGCTGCTTCACGTGGATACCACCTGGAAATTCCGCGAAATGATCGCCTTCCGCGACACCACGGCAGCCAGTCACGGAATGGAGCTCATCGCCTACACCAACCATGAGGGGCTCAGGCAGGGGGTGACCCCCTTCACGCACGGCAGCAGGGTCTATACGGAGATCATGAAAACCGAAGCCCTGCGCATGGCACTCGATTCCGGCAGCTACGACATGATCCTGGGTGGTGCCCGGCGGGACGAGGAGAAAAGCCGGGCCAAGGAGCGCGTTTTCTCCTTCCGCGACGCAGGGCACCGCTGGAACCCACGCGCCCAGCGCCCCGAGCTGTGGAGCGTTCCAAACCTGGCAAGGAACCGGGGGGAGAGCTTCCGCGTCTTTCCCCTCTCCGACTGGACGGAACTTGACGTATGGCGCTACATCGCCCGTGAGCGCATCCCGGTGGTGGGGCTCTATTTCGCCGCCCGCCGACCGGTGGTGGAACGGGAGGGGCAGTGGATCATGGTGGATGACGGACGGATGCCGCTGGCGGCCGACGAGACGCCGCAGATGAAAATGGTGCGCTTCCGGACCCTTGGATGCTACCCCTTGAGCGCGGCGATGGAATCGCGCGCAGCCACCGTCAGGAGGATCGTCCACGAACTGGAACGGGCACGGAGTTCGGAGCGGGCCGGGCGATTGATCGATTTCGACCAGACCGGCAGCATGGAAAAGAAAAAACTGGAGGGGTACTTCTAG
- a CDS encoding BamA/TamA family outer membrane protein: MTMPDNSIKIGRCLVVVLSLSFFLGACTNMVPRKNLPYPLTNDTFDDQVKMVTIPLPVIASSPNEGVTLGALSAFLLHNSQDEVSTLMAPQINYNKNFGVTTILYGAFYPTPERQWRVNLAKATKINQEYRFRYSDREFLSDKFDLEGEAVAYTDGSARFFGFQSTAKKENETNYSDQELGGEASVGYRLFDKFKLIFGERAKKVDIKQGAIKGIPFITDKFTAESVPGINGFVVHAQKISAVYSTLDSDSLPTSGWQARASVETSWQALGSSADYQVYEAEFKYFYPFADAHYITVARLAGSQVSGDSAPFLEKSTLGGETTLRGYGRYRFIDNSYLLLNLEERIRLFRWRLFNVLSDWELAPFVDIGSVMSSLSNASPNSFQINVGIGFRAVVRPNIIGRVDVGVGNEGPAVFVGLGYPF, translated from the coding sequence ATGACCATGCCAGACAACAGCATAAAAATCGGGCGCTGCCTGGTTGTCGTCCTGTCGCTGAGCTTCTTCCTGGGAGCCTGCACGAACATGGTTCCCCGCAAAAATCTGCCCTATCCGCTGACGAACGACACCTTCGATGACCAGGTGAAAATGGTCACGATTCCGTTGCCGGTCATAGCCTCGAGCCCCAATGAAGGGGTCACCCTCGGTGCATTGAGTGCTTTCCTGCTGCACAACAGCCAGGACGAGGTAAGCACCCTGATGGCACCGCAGATAAACTACAACAAGAATTTCGGGGTTACGACCATACTCTACGGGGCATTCTATCCCACGCCCGAGCGGCAATGGCGGGTCAATCTGGCAAAGGCCACCAAGATCAATCAGGAGTACCGCTTCCGCTATTCGGACCGGGAATTCCTTTCCGACAAATTCGATCTGGAAGGGGAAGCCGTTGCCTATACGGATGGCTCGGCACGCTTTTTCGGGTTTCAGTCCACCGCCAAAAAGGAAAACGAAACCAATTACTCCGACCAGGAGTTGGGAGGGGAAGCCTCCGTCGGGTACCGTCTTTTCGACAAGTTCAAGCTGATTTTCGGGGAACGGGCCAAGAAGGTCGATATCAAGCAGGGTGCCATCAAGGGAATTCCCTTCATCACCGACAAATTCACGGCGGAATCGGTTCCGGGCATCAACGGGTTCGTGGTGCACGCCCAGAAAATTTCCGCCGTCTACAGCACCCTCGATTCGGACAGCCTGCCCACCTCGGGCTGGCAGGCCAGGGCTTCCGTGGAAACCAGCTGGCAGGCCTTGGGCAGCAGTGCCGACTACCAGGTATATGAAGCGGAATTCAAGTATTTTTACCCTTTTGCGGACGCGCACTACATCACGGTGGCGCGCCTGGCCGGCAGCCAGGTCTCGGGCGACAGCGCCCCGTTCCTCGAAAAGAGCACCCTGGGGGGAGAGACGACCCTGAGGGGCTATGGGCGTTATCGCTTCATCGACAACAGCTATCTGCTGCTCAACCTGGAGGAGAGGATCAGGCTGTTCCGCTGGCGGTTGTTCAATGTGCTGTCCGACTGGGAGCTGGCCCCCTTCGTCGACATCGGCTCGGTCATGTCCTCTCTCAGCAACGCAAGCCCTAACAGCTTTCAGATAAACGTCGGCATCGGCTTCAGGGCGGTGGTCCGCCCCAACATCATCGGCCGGGTCGATGTGGGGGTCGGCAACGAAGGGCCGGCCGTGTTCGTGGGGCTGGGGTATCCGTTTTAA
- a CDS encoding GYD domain-containing protein has translation MNTFIIFFRFTDKGIAGIRESPARVEAAKEKARSMGAVVKHFYALSGLYDTMLMLEAPSEEHVARIALSIASQGNVKTEVVRAFDEQEYCRIVSEL, from the coding sequence ATGAATACCTTCATCATATTCTTCCGTTTCACAGACAAGGGGATCGCCGGCATCAGGGAATCACCGGCCCGGGTCGAGGCCGCCAAGGAAAAGGCCCGAAGCATGGGGGCCGTAGTGAAGCACTTCTATGCCCTCAGCGGCCTCTATGACACGATGCTGATGCTGGAAGCCCCCAGTGAGGAGCATGTCGCACGCATCGCCCTGTCGATCGCCTCGCAGGGGAACGTGAAGACCGAGGTTGTACGGGCCTTCGACGAGCAGGAGTATTGCCGGATCGTGTCGGAGCTGTAG
- a CDS encoding SPOR domain-containing protein, translating to MRIDYSEPKQSYIGGHGKVRPRKEPVRPITTVTVVIAVVTFIAGYGTGWFFSQKAAKKSFQAAMEQTSLENSPKAPATPVQAVKTAQQALSPEAASHQGQAGGQQSAPAPQAAPEPNLSFYKTLPSGQKSNVLGSGINAGDDKGKKPLQAAIPSNLKQVQSDAEAPAAPPEKSATSEKPAARVRDNNGFVVQVASYTLKSEAESLRSKLAGKGLNVTIVESNQGDKGTWYRVQVGRKLEQDAAKDLAGKLGKGAIVIPDHN from the coding sequence ATGCGCATCGATTACAGCGAGCCAAAGCAGTCATACATCGGAGGGCATGGCAAGGTCAGGCCCCGCAAGGAGCCGGTCAGGCCGATCACGACCGTCACGGTCGTCATAGCCGTTGTCACCTTCATTGCCGGCTACGGCACCGGCTGGTTCTTCTCGCAGAAGGCGGCCAAAAAGTCATTTCAGGCCGCCATGGAGCAAACCAGCCTGGAGAATTCGCCAAAGGCGCCGGCAACCCCGGTGCAGGCGGTAAAAACGGCACAGCAGGCCCTCTCGCCTGAGGCGGCCTCCCACCAGGGTCAGGCCGGCGGCCAGCAGTCCGCACCGGCCCCCCAGGCCGCCCCCGAACCGAACCTGAGCTTTTACAAGACGCTGCCCAGCGGCCAGAAAAGCAATGTCCTCGGCAGCGGTATCAATGCGGGCGACGACAAAGGCAAAAAACCGCTTCAAGCCGCCATACCTTCCAACCTGAAACAGGTGCAGTCCGATGCCGAGGCCCCTGCAGCACCGCCGGAAAAATCGGCAACCTCGGAAAAGCCTGCCGCAAGGGTCCGTGACAATAACGGTTTTGTCGTCCAGGTGGCTTCATACACCCTGAAATCCGAAGCCGAAAGCCTCAGGAGCAAGCTGGCCGGCAAGGGGCTGAACGTCACCATTGTCGAATCAAATCAGGGAGACAAAGGCACCTGGTACCGCGTGCAGGTCGGCAGAAAGCTCGAACAGGATGCAGCCAAGGATCTGGCCGGCAAGCTCGGCAAAGGAGCGATCGTCATCCCCGATCACAATTGA
- the argS gene encoding arginine--tRNA ligase encodes MRQRIASLVETALQAAASANELNSSPIPAVVVGIPASPDHGDFSCNIAMQMAKGERKAPRQVAELLIRHIGDGNGLLSRVDIAGPGFINFFVSPAAWQTILIEIAEQGEVFGLTKSGAGRKVQVEFVSANPTGPLHIGHGRGAAIGDTICRLLSATGWDVTREFYYNDAGQQISNLALSVQARCLGIEPDDPRWPADGYQGEYIKDVARAYLAQETVDADDRHVTAAGDPHDLEAIRSFAVASLRHEQDLDLKAFDVRFDVFTLESSLYTNGKVKSVVQQLNSNGHTYEQDGALWLRTTDFGDDKDRVMRKSDGGYTYFVPDIAYHLDKWERGFTRVINEQGSDHHSTITRVRAGLQALDRDIPRGWPEYVLHQMVTVLRGGEEVKISKRAGSYVTLRDLIDEVGRDATRFFFIMRKPDSQLVFDIDLAKEQSPDNPVYYVQYAHARICSIFENAVEKGYRVPDQATAEKLALLETPEELQLIKLLTALPDTVEESARHFEPHRLTYYLSELAGCFHSFYNKNRVLSEDPALSNARLYLLKRTAQTLKNALSILGISAPERM; translated from the coding sequence ATGCGCCAAAGAATTGCCTCGCTGGTTGAAACTGCCCTGCAGGCCGCTGCGTCGGCCAATGAACTTAACTCCTCCCCCATTCCCGCCGTTGTCGTAGGCATCCCCGCCAGTCCGGATCACGGCGACTTCTCCTGCAACATAGCCATGCAGATGGCCAAAGGGGAGCGCAAAGCGCCGCGCCAGGTAGCCGAACTCCTGATCCGCCATATCGGGGACGGCAATGGTCTGCTCAGCAGGGTCGACATAGCCGGACCGGGCTTCATCAATTTCTTCGTCTCCCCCGCCGCATGGCAGACAATCCTGATCGAGATCGCGGAACAGGGCGAAGTCTTCGGCCTGACGAAAAGCGGGGCCGGTAGAAAGGTGCAGGTAGAGTTCGTCAGTGCCAACCCAACCGGCCCGTTGCACATCGGCCACGGTCGCGGGGCAGCCATCGGCGACACCATTTGCCGCCTGCTCAGCGCCACCGGCTGGGATGTGACCCGCGAGTTCTATTACAATGACGCGGGGCAACAGATTTCCAATCTCGCCCTGTCGGTGCAGGCCCGCTGCCTCGGCATCGAGCCGGACGACCCGCGCTGGCCGGCGGACGGCTACCAGGGGGAATATATCAAGGATGTGGCCCGCGCCTATCTGGCGCAGGAAACCGTGGATGCGGACGACCGCCACGTCACCGCCGCAGGCGATCCCCATGATCTGGAAGCGATCCGCTCATTTGCAGTGGCCAGCCTGCGCCACGAACAGGACCTGGATCTGAAGGCCTTTGATGTCCGCTTCGACGTTTTTACTCTCGAATCGAGCCTCTATACCAACGGGAAGGTCAAGAGCGTCGTTCAGCAGCTCAACAGCAACGGCCATACCTATGAGCAGGATGGTGCGCTGTGGCTGCGGACAACCGACTTCGGAGACGACAAGGACCGCGTCATGCGCAAGAGCGACGGCGGATACACCTATTTCGTACCCGATATCGCTTATCACCTCGACAAGTGGGAGCGCGGCTTCACCCGGGTGATCAACGAACAGGGCTCGGATCATCACAGCACCATTACCCGCGTCCGGGCGGGCCTACAGGCGCTTGACCGCGACATACCCCGGGGGTGGCCCGAATATGTGCTGCACCAGATGGTGACAGTCCTGCGCGGAGGGGAAGAGGTCAAGATCTCCAAACGCGCCGGCAGCTATGTAACCCTGCGCGACCTGATCGACGAAGTGGGCCGTGATGCCACCCGGTTCTTCTTCATCATGCGCAAGCCCGACTCGCAGTTGGTATTCGACATCGATCTGGCAAAAGAACAATCGCCCGACAACCCGGTCTACTATGTCCAGTATGCCCATGCCCGCATCTGCAGCATTTTCGAGAACGCAGTCGAGAAGGGATACCGCGTGCCGGATCAGGCCACAGCGGAGAAGCTGGCCCTGCTGGAAACCCCGGAGGAACTGCAGCTGATCAAGCTGTTGACTGCCCTGCCCGACACGGTCGAGGAGAGCGCCCGGCACTTCGAACCGCACCGGCTGACCTACTACCTGAGCGAACTGGCCGGCTGTTTCCACAGTTTTTACAATAAAAACCGCGTCCTCAGCGAAGATCCGGCCCTGTCGAACGCACGGCTGTATCTGCTCAAGCGTACCGCCCAGACCCTGAAAAATGCCCTTTCCATCCTGGGAATATCCGCCCCGGAAAGGATGTAG
- a CDS encoding septum formation initiator family protein: MKLRLQKRLYLIPAGCITFILFFTVFGDKGLLRIYELKQDKAKVDARLSETRADNENLKREIQALRTDRRYIESVARKDFGLVRSNEVIYQFPPEKKE, encoded by the coding sequence GTGAAACTGCGCCTCCAGAAAAGGCTGTACCTCATTCCGGCGGGATGCATCACCTTTATCCTCTTCTTCACCGTATTCGGTGACAAGGGGTTGTTGCGCATTTACGAGCTGAAGCAGGACAAGGCCAAAGTCGATGCCCGTCTCAGCGAGACGCGCGCCGACAACGAAAACCTGAAACGGGAAATTCAGGCCCTCAGAACCGATCGGCGCTATATCGAAAGTGTCGCCCGCAAGGACTTCGGCCTGGTTCGCAGCAACGAAGTGATATATCAGTTCCCTCCGGAAAAAAAGGAATGA
- a CDS encoding UDP-glucuronic acid decarboxylase family protein, with protein sequence MRILVTGGAGFIGSHLCERLLGQGHDVICLDNFFTGSKDNIIHLLDNRRFELVRHDIVEPVLLEVDRIYNLACPASPVHYQYNPVKTVKTSVMGTINMLGMAKRVKARILQASTSEVYGDPQIHPQTEDYWGNVNPIGIRSCYDEGKRVAETLMMDYHRQNGVDIRIIRIFNTYGPRMAENDGRVVSNFILQALRNEDITVYGDGSQTRSFCYVADLVEGMNRMMECEGFIGPVNLGNPTENTILEFAEKIVKITNSRSRIIFKPLPQDDPKQRRPDISLAGAKLDWKPLVALEDGLRMTAEYFEACIAKG encoded by the coding sequence ATGCGCATCCTGGTCACCGGCGGCGCCGGCTTCATCGGCTCACACCTGTGCGAACGCCTGCTCGGACAGGGGCACGATGTCATCTGCCTGGACAACTTCTTCACCGGCTCCAAGGACAACATCATCCACCTGCTGGACAACCGCCGCTTCGAACTGGTGCGCCACGACATCGTCGAACCGGTCCTGCTGGAAGTGGATCGCATCTACAACCTGGCCTGCCCCGCCTCGCCGGTGCACTACCAGTACAATCCGGTCAAAACCGTCAAGACCAGCGTCATGGGCACCATCAACATGCTGGGCATGGCCAAACGGGTCAAGGCCCGCATTCTGCAGGCCTCTACGTCCGAAGTGTACGGCGATCCGCAGATCCACCCGCAGACCGAGGACTACTGGGGCAACGTCAACCCGATCGGCATCCGCAGCTGCTACGACGAAGGCAAACGGGTAGCCGAAACCCTGATGATGGATTACCACCGCCAGAACGGGGTTGACATCCGCATCATCCGCATTTTCAATACCTACGGCCCCCGCATGGCTGAAAACGACGGCCGGGTGGTTTCCAACTTCATTCTGCAGGCCCTGCGCAACGAAGACATCACCGTGTACGGCGACGGTTCCCAGACCCGTTCGTTCTGCTATGTCGCTGATCTGGTGGAAGGCATGAACCGCATGATGGAGTGCGAAGGCTTCATCGGGCCGGTCAATCTGGGCAATCCGACTGAAAATACAATCCTTGAGTTTGCAGAAAAAATTGTTAAAATAACTAATTCGCGATCGCGTATCATCTTCAAACCACTGCCACAGGACGATCCGAAACAACGGCGCCCGGACATCTCACTGGCCGGTGCGAAACTTGACTGGAAACCGCTCGTGGCCCTGGAAGACGGGCTCCGCATGACGGCCGAATACTTCGAGGCTTGTATCGCAAAGGGATAA
- a CDS encoding UDP-glucose/GDP-mannose dehydrogenase family protein yields the protein MKICIFGAGYVGLVAAACFAESGNTVVTVDIDQARIDGLKQGIVPIYEPGLKEMVLRNLSEGRLSFTTNAPEAVRDSLMAFIAVGTPPGEDGSADLQYVLGVAREIGRAMNGFKIIVDKSTVPVGTADKVREAIREELALRRVDYEFDVVSNPEFLKEGAAIEDFMKPDRVVIGTDNVRTAELMKELYDPFMRKQNRMIVMDIRSAEMTKYAANAMLATRISFMNQIANLCERMGADVAAVREGIGSDSRIGYDFLFPGPGYGGSCFPKDVKALVRTADECEYDFLLLKAVEEVNERQKEVLAEKIIKSLGFPDQERPLAGRIIACWGLSFKPRTDDMREAPAITIIERLLAAGATVRAHDPEAIKEAQKVFGDRIEYSHNQYEILANADALAVITDWSEYRNPDFDRISAALKSPVVFDSRNLYKPYRMAAAGFTYLPLGRNGRTIHPEG from the coding sequence GTGAAGATTTGCATATTCGGCGCCGGCTATGTCGGCCTTGTGGCAGCCGCCTGTTTCGCTGAAAGCGGCAATACGGTAGTTACGGTGGATATCGATCAGGCCCGCATCGACGGGCTCAAGCAGGGAATCGTCCCGATCTACGAGCCGGGACTCAAGGAGATGGTGCTCCGCAACCTTTCGGAAGGGCGCCTGTCGTTCACCACCAATGCCCCGGAGGCTGTCCGGGATTCCCTGATGGCCTTCATTGCCGTCGGCACCCCCCCTGGCGAGGACGGCTCCGCCGACCTGCAGTACGTGCTGGGTGTGGCCCGCGAAATCGGACGCGCCATGAACGGCTTCAAAATCATCGTGGACAAGTCCACCGTGCCGGTCGGCACTGCCGACAAGGTCCGGGAGGCGATCAGGGAGGAGTTGGCCCTTCGCAGGGTCGATTACGAGTTCGATGTGGTCTCCAATCCCGAATTCCTCAAGGAAGGGGCCGCCATCGAGGACTTCATGAAGCCCGACCGGGTGGTGATCGGCACCGACAACGTCCGCACTGCCGAGCTGATGAAAGAGCTCTACGATCCCTTCATGCGCAAGCAGAACCGCATGATCGTGATGGACATCCGCAGCGCCGAGATGACCAAGTACGCCGCCAATGCCATGCTGGCCACCCGCATCTCCTTTATGAACCAGATCGCCAACCTGTGCGAACGGATGGGGGCCGATGTGGCGGCCGTGCGCGAAGGGATCGGCTCTGACTCCCGCATCGGCTACGATTTTCTCTTTCCCGGCCCCGGCTATGGCGGGTCCTGCTTTCCCAAGGATGTCAAGGCACTGGTAAGGACCGCTGACGAATGCGAGTACGACTTCCTGCTGCTCAAGGCGGTGGAAGAGGTCAACGAACGCCAGAAAGAGGTGCTGGCCGAGAAGATCATCAAGTCCCTGGGTTTCCCCGATCAGGAGCGCCCCCTGGCCGGACGGATCATCGCCTGCTGGGGCCTGTCCTTCAAGCCCCGCACCGACGACATGCGCGAAGCCCCGGCCATCACCATCATCGAGCGCCTGCTGGCAGCCGGTGCCACTGTGCGGGCCCACGACCCCGAGGCGATCAAAGAGGCGCAGAAGGTCTTCGGCGACCGGATCGAATACAGCCACAACCAGTACGAAATCCTGGCCAATGCCGATGCCCTGGCAGTCATCACCGACTGGAGCGAATACCGCAATCCCGACTTCGACCGCATTTCCGCTGCCCTGAAAAGTCCGGTCGTTTTCGACTCCCGCAACCTGTACAAACCGTATCGTATGGCTGCCGCCGGATTCACCTACCTGCCCCTGGGCAGAAACGGCAGAACCATCCACCCGGAGGGATAA